A window of the Campylobacter massiliensis genome harbors these coding sequences:
- a CDS encoding ExbD/TolR family protein, protein MKYVRRDKARYAGISMLNLIDVIFVLLLFFMVTTSFNKFAHIDIALPQSASNLDEKDTKNVEVFYLLSGEVLLSIGGEQKSLNLTDLAAQIANLTPKQKESVKLNADEAINYGEVVNLISILKDNGTQNVELNIKKKSKG, encoded by the coding sequence GTGAAGTATGTCCGCAGAGATAAAGCAAGATACGCCGGCATCTCGATGCTAAATTTGATAGACGTGATATTCGTGCTTTTGCTGTTTTTTATGGTTACGACCTCTTTTAACAAATTTGCCCACATCGACATCGCCCTGCCCCAAAGCGCATCAAATTTAGACGAAAAAGATACCAAAAACGTCGAGGTTTTTTATCTGCTTAGCGGCGAAGTGCTTTTGAGTATAGGCGGCGAGCAAAAAAGCTTAAATTTAACGGATCTAGCCGCACAAATCGCGAATTTGACCCCGAAGCAAAAAGAGAGCGTCAAACTAAACGCAGATGAGGCTATAAACTACGGCGAGGTCGTAAATTTGATCTCTATTTTAAAAGATAACGGCACGCAAAACGTCGAGCTAAATATCAAGAAAAAATCCAAAGGATAG
- a CDS encoding MotA/TolQ/ExbB proton channel family protein, giving the protein MFGYIEVGGIFMWPIFCLSVLGIAVLLEKGAYFLFTEIDATSSFKIRLCNLILEGDYAKIKEFCKGYKNSLAKTALFVAENLGEGASKTQIDYIAEEAVSTQLTSLERRTWILGLCASASPQLGLLGTIVGMIKAFSGLSGGVDAPLVAVGISEALYTTAFGLIVAIPCVIFFLMISKKIDFILNDLNRIMSLFGRSFERRSCEVCPQR; this is encoded by the coding sequence ATGTTTGGGTATATAGAAGTCGGTGGCATCTTTATGTGGCCGATATTTTGCCTCTCGGTGCTCGGTATTGCGGTGCTTCTTGAAAAGGGAGCGTATTTTTTATTTACCGAGATAGATGCGACTAGTTCGTTTAAGATCAGGCTTTGCAATCTGATTTTAGAAGGCGACTACGCAAAAATCAAAGAATTTTGCAAAGGCTACAAAAACTCGCTTGCTAAAACCGCGCTTTTTGTCGCGGAAAATCTAGGCGAAGGCGCGAGTAAAACGCAGATCGACTACATCGCCGAGGAGGCCGTATCCACGCAGCTAACCTCGCTTGAGCGGCGCACGTGGATACTGGGCCTTTGCGCGAGCGCGAGCCCGCAGCTGGGGCTTCTTGGTACGATAGTCGGTATGATAAAGGCCTTTAGCGGACTTAGCGGCGGAGTGGACGCTCCGCTCGTAGCAGTCGGCATCTCCGAGGCGCTTTATACGACGGCTTTTGGGCTCATAGTGGCGATTCCTTGCGTGATATTTTTTCTTATGATTAGCAAAAAGATAGATTTCATCCTAAACGATCTAAACCGCATTATGAGCCTGTTTGGCCGCAGTTTTGAAAGGAGAAGCTGTGAAGTATGTCCGCAGAGATAA
- a CDS encoding TonB-dependent receptor translates to MSKKISNSQGSKFILLSLAAAASLNAQTQNVTLDAAIVTATGFESALKEETRNIFVVTKTDIEAYGYRTIKELVEKIPSVDFVSTSSLGENIDMRGQGMRGDGATPTMAVKIMLNGVPINMVDAAHGIIPLEMIAIEDVEQVEVMPGGGAVLYGSGTRGGVVNIITKQRPRDFFANVSSKIGSYSYRDAAATVGGNVSEDLFLKFSGKAFGQKGYRHDYKERGYYLSGGLNYKFNDSHSLNLTPSVFKSKRNDPGTLTQDQVSQNRRQNANNGLTKLFENEKIDVSAVYEGKFNDFYSVNLMPYYQKIKIKTSSTESARGVRYPSQGLFGDKKYGVNFKNKLDYGSGEFIFGYDYEQNKGDRESHYEVKTSPVISLKHDTTLDLEKTTHAFYFMEKHKFTQLFDLSFGYRFERAQYEASRVSDMKGFRNGMPFPPMTSYNAISDGRDIDNHAFEFTPNFRYSDTGNVYFKFEHGYISPSPSQLTDKDQVTKQYKFNDLKSEKFNTYEIGLKDHVASMPVNATVFLTDTSDEIAYAELGANHGDAWKYYNIAKTRRYGFEFFSRQNLFDRLILSQSYAYVNATIKKGDNAGKEVPYVSKHKFIFGADYEIVSDLHLFADYKFYSKKKDLNYDDISSRSIVDAGVSYKFKNGFGITGGVKNLFNKKYYDYQGKNSQTGIYEYSPANERNYYVEFKYTY, encoded by the coding sequence ATGAGTAAAAAAATATCAAACTCGCAAGGCAGCAAATTTATACTTTTGTCGCTAGCCGCAGCCGCAAGCCTAAACGCGCAAACCCAAAACGTCACGCTTGACGCGGCTATAGTAACGGCGACGGGCTTTGAAAGCGCGCTAAAAGAAGAGACTAGAAATATATTCGTCGTAACCAAAACAGACATCGAAGCCTACGGCTACCGCACGATAAAAGAGCTCGTAGAAAAGATCCCTAGCGTCGATTTCGTCAGCACCTCAAGCCTAGGAGAAAACATAGATATGCGCGGACAAGGCATGCGCGGAGACGGCGCGACGCCTACTATGGCCGTAAAAATCATGCTAAACGGAGTGCCGATAAATATGGTCGATGCGGCGCACGGCATCATACCGCTTGAGATGATCGCGATCGAGGACGTCGAGCAGGTCGAAGTGATGCCCGGAGGCGGAGCCGTGCTATACGGCAGTGGCACTAGAGGCGGCGTGGTAAATATCATCACCAAGCAAAGACCGCGAGATTTTTTCGCAAACGTTAGCTCAAAAATCGGCTCGTATAGCTACCGCGACGCCGCAGCCACCGTCGGCGGAAATGTGAGCGAGGATCTGTTTTTAAAATTTAGCGGCAAAGCGTTCGGTCAAAAAGGCTATAGGCACGACTACAAGGAGCGCGGATACTACCTAAGCGGCGGGCTAAACTACAAATTTAACGACTCCCACTCGCTAAATTTGACGCCTAGCGTATTTAAATCAAAAAGAAACGATCCTGGCACCCTAACCCAGGATCAAGTTTCGCAAAACCGCAGACAAAACGCCAATAACGGCCTAACAAAGCTCTTTGAAAACGAAAAAATCGACGTTAGCGCCGTTTACGAGGGCAAATTTAACGACTTTTACTCGGTAAATTTGATGCCGTATTATCAAAAAATCAAAATCAAAACCTCCTCGACCGAGTCGGCTCGCGGCGTGCGCTATCCGTCGCAAGGACTTTTCGGCGATAAAAAATACGGCGTAAATTTTAAAAATAAGCTCGACTACGGCAGCGGCGAGTTTATCTTTGGCTACGACTACGAGCAAAACAAAGGTGATAGAGAGTCGCACTACGAGGTAAAAACATCGCCCGTGATAAGCCTAAAGCACGACACGACGCTTGATCTAGAAAAGACCACTCACGCGTTTTATTTTATGGAAAAGCATAAATTTACGCAGCTTTTTGATCTAAGCTTTGGGTATAGATTTGAGCGCGCGCAGTACGAGGCCAGCAGGGTTTCTGATATGAAAGGCTTTAGAAACGGCATGCCTTTTCCTCCGATGACTAGCTACAACGCCATAAGCGACGGCAGAGATATCGACAACCACGCGTTTGAGTTTACGCCCAATTTCAGATACTCCGACACCGGAAACGTATATTTTAAATTTGAGCACGGCTACATCTCGCCCTCGCCTTCTCAGCTAACCGACAAGGATCAGGTAACCAAACAGTACAAATTTAACGACCTAAAATCCGAGAAATTTAACACCTACGAGATCGGACTAAAAGATCACGTCGCAAGCATGCCGGTAAACGCTACCGTGTTTTTAACCGATACTAGCGACGAGATAGCCTACGCCGAGCTAGGGGCCAATCACGGAGACGCTTGGAAATACTACAACATCGCAAAAACCAGACGCTACGGATTTGAGTTTTTTAGCAGGCAAAATCTCTTTGATAGGCTGATTTTGAGCCAGTCTTACGCCTACGTAAACGCCACGATCAAAAAGGGCGATAACGCGGGCAAAGAGGTGCCCTACGTGTCAAAACACAAATTTATATTCGGCGCGGATTACGAGATCGTAAGCGACTTGCACCTGTTTGCGGACTATAAATTTTACTCCAAGAAAAAGGACCTAAACTACGACGACATCTCATCTCGCAGCATCGTGGACGCGGGCGTTTCGTATAAATTTAAAAATGGATTTGGCATAACCGGAGGCGTAAAAAATCTCTTTAACAAAAAATACTACGACTACCAAGGCAAAAACAGCCAAACCGGCATCTACGAGTATAGCCCGGCAAACGAGCGAAACTACTACGTAGAGTTTAAATACACTTACTGA
- a CDS encoding DUF2470 domain-containing protein codes for MQLSEEAREAKEMALGMMNDNFIGLTENMCAKFGGFTNPQNVKMTDITEDGMHIACDEGEVFVPFEKKAELTVESLRDEVINIVNSMEG; via the coding sequence ATGCAGCTAAGCGAGGAAGCAAGAGAAGCCAAAGAGATGGCGCTAGGAATGATGAATGATAACTTCATCGGCCTTACAGAGAATATGTGCGCAAAATTCGGCGGCTTTACGAACCCGCAAAACGTCAAAATGACCGATATCACCGAGGACGGCATGCATATCGCCTGCGACGAAGGCGAGGTGTTTGTACCGTTTGAGAAAAAAGCCGAACTAACGGTCGAGAGCCTACGCGACGAGGTCATAAACATCGTAAACAGCATGGAGGGCTGA
- a CDS encoding TonB-dependent receptor produces the protein MKKGLYCRRQNAVYILSLIVAVNLYAADEKNTKLEKTVITSTGFETPLRDEVKNVYIITSEEIKDRGYASVTEVLERAPGIYIRNSGEFGAEEIDMRGQGDYAKTNVRTLVNGMDLNVLKAGHGNITTPFNLIAVEDIERIEIIPGGGSVLYGGGTTGGVINIITKKKPSKFYVNASSKLASYSYRDLAFGIGGPVSEDLFLKFSAKGFDSKSYRKEEKNKGHYFSGALNYQINDKQNIAITPSYYSQKLKNQSGPLTLRQVEQDRRQSGETQDPQKYTKTDLSIDYSIDFSDSFQTHIMPYYLKTKYTQEGEIVGAGAVKRSYQTKFSDRKYGTNFKNRFKYGSGELVFGYDYEDIFDKLSQGDELGKTIYSAYLVEKHDFTDWFSLSGGARYERALYDVKRPESKANKRPAFHQSKHTNSHAFDVIPNFKYSDTGNVYFKFEKGFVSPSPQELVDVVKVDNHTEFKFNGLKPETFRSFEIGIKDTIFDQFFSATVFKTYTKDMIFLKWKDPLHGLGQRIFEREYINLDKATRSGLELYAEQNLFSDKLKLTESFSYVDSKATFTRQGKEETKSLPYVAKRKIVLGVDYAPIKTLNIYVSLRNYSKILNSSYEYMSAKTLVDLSAKYKFTKNFSLSGGVKNLFDKKYYSYYDSAANRGAGVYYPSAERNFYVEFKYTY, from the coding sequence ATGAAAAAGGGTCTATATTGCAGACGCCAAAATGCAGTTTACATCTTGTCTCTGATCGTTGCCGTAAATTTATACGCAGCCGACGAGAAAAATACGAAACTTGAAAAAACCGTCATAACATCGACCGGTTTTGAAACACCTCTAAGAGACGAGGTCAAAAACGTCTACATAATAACCTCGGAAGAGATCAAAGACCGCGGCTACGCGAGCGTGACGGAGGTGCTTGAGAGAGCGCCCGGCATTTATATAAGGAACTCCGGAGAATTCGGCGCTGAAGAGATAGACATGAGGGGGCAAGGCGACTACGCCAAAACAAACGTCAGGACGCTAGTAAACGGGATGGATTTAAACGTATTAAAAGCCGGTCACGGCAACATCACGACGCCTTTTAACCTCATCGCCGTCGAAGATATAGAAAGGATAGAGATAATCCCTGGCGGCGGGTCGGTGCTTTACGGCGGAGGCACGACCGGTGGTGTAATAAATATCATCACAAAGAAAAAACCGAGCAAATTTTACGTAAATGCTTCGAGCAAACTTGCATCCTATAGCTACCGCGACCTCGCCTTTGGCATAGGCGGACCCGTTAGCGAAGATCTATTTTTAAAATTTAGCGCAAAAGGCTTTGACTCGAAAAGCTACAGAAAAGAAGAGAAAAACAAAGGACATTATTTCAGCGGAGCGCTCAATTATCAGATAAACGATAAACAGAATATCGCCATTACTCCGAGCTACTACTCCCAAAAATTAAAAAACCAAAGCGGCCCGCTCACATTGCGACAAGTCGAGCAAGATAGAAGACAATCCGGCGAAACGCAAGATCCGCAAAAATATACCAAAACCGATCTTAGCATCGATTATTCGATCGATTTTAGCGACAGCTTTCAAACGCACATAATGCCGTATTATTTAAAAACAAAATATACCCAAGAAGGCGAAATCGTAGGAGCCGGCGCCGTAAAACGCTCATATCAAACCAAATTTAGCGATAGAAAATACGGGACAAATTTTAAAAATAGATTTAAATACGGCAGCGGCGAATTGGTATTCGGATATGATTATGAAGACATATTCGATAAATTATCTCAAGGCGATGAGCTCGGTAAAACGATATACTCCGCCTATCTCGTCGAAAAGCACGATTTTACCGACTGGTTCTCTCTTAGCGGCGGAGCCAGATACGAAAGGGCCCTATACGATGTAAAAAGGCCTGAAAGCAAGGCCAATAAAAGACCGGCTTTTCACCAAAGCAAACACACTAACAGTCACGCCTTTGACGTGATTCCGAATTTTAAATATTCGGACACCGGAAACGTCTACTTTAAATTTGAAAAAGGCTTCGTCTCCCCGTCCCCTCAAGAGCTAGTCGACGTCGTAAAGGTAGATAATCATACTGAATTTAAATTTAACGGCCTCAAACCAGAAACCTTTAGAAGCTTTGAAATAGGCATAAAAGATACCATTTTTGATCAATTCTTCAGCGCTACGGTATTTAAAACCTACACAAAAGACATGATATTTTTAAAGTGGAAAGACCCCTTGCACGGACTTGGACAAAGGATATTCGAAAGAGAATATATAAATTTAGACAAAGCGACGCGTAGCGGACTGGAGCTTTATGCGGAACAAAATTTATTTAGCGACAAACTAAAACTCACCGAATCCTTTAGCTACGTAGATTCAAAGGCTACTTTTACGAGACAAGGCAAAGAGGAAACAAAGTCGCTACCTTACGTAGCGAAAAGAAAAATCGTTTTGGGCGTCGATTACGCGCCGATCAAAACGCTTAATATATATGTGAGTTTGAGAAATTATTCCAAAATTTTAAACAGCAGTTACGAATACATGAGCGCAAAAACCTTAGTCGACCTCTCCGCAAAATATAAATTCACTAAAAATTTCTCCTTGTCCGGCGGCGTCAAAAATCTCTTTGATAAAAAATATTACTCCTACTATGACAGCGCGGCAAATAGAGGAGCGGGCGTTTATTACCCGTCCGCGGAAAGAAATTTCTACGTAGAGTTTAAATATACTTATTAA
- a CDS encoding cyclic peptide export ABC transporter has protein sequence MFKKISKKTLWQIIAMIVSSAVFSGSGILILAFINKYLLNLKEQDAQILLAFFALLILFLGFSVLSRIALSMIGNDFVYELRTKTIKRILDTANQKIVAAGKSNLIASLSSDVRSLTDGFMQVPSIIQGVLIIGATGAYVLYISAEIFVFLVLWTSAATWICKRSIKNIHKYFEQYRKCEDALYRDYQTCIEGHRELSLNLARAKRLFWDRFIPNAKSLRENIVKAEIHQSFMSNWLNTVMLGAVGIEIYFCLACGAASLQDAITVALAILFLRAPLMMLLYSVPSVFRARIAYERLKKLDLAPFEPEFELGETAPQIWQKLRLKDINFAYDEGSEFALKDINLEISRGETVFLIGKNGSGKSTLFMILAGLLAPKSGEMFADDVKITESNLKSYANTISAVFSDFYLFDEVMSDDETLIEVLLKKMSIENKVSVKDGNFSTLNLSQGQKKRLAMVAALLEKRKFLILDEWAADQDPEFRRHFYTEFLPGLKAQGYTVFAISHDDAYFDAADKIYEIRNGQISKIK, from the coding sequence ATGTTTAAAAAAATCTCAAAAAAAACGCTTTGGCAAATCATCGCTATGATCGTATCTAGCGCCGTTTTTAGCGGCTCTGGGATCCTAATACTAGCCTTTATCAACAAATACCTCTTAAATTTAAAAGAACAAGACGCTCAAATTTTGCTCGCGTTTTTCGCGCTTTTGATTTTGTTTTTGGGTTTTTCGGTGCTCTCGCGCATCGCTCTTAGCATGATCGGCAACGACTTTGTCTACGAGCTGCGAACCAAAACGATAAAAAGAATCCTAGATACCGCAAATCAAAAAATCGTAGCCGCAGGCAAGTCAAATTTGATCGCCTCGCTCTCAAGCGACGTGCGCAGCCTAACAGACGGCTTTATGCAGGTGCCAAGCATCATCCAAGGCGTGCTCATCATCGGTGCGACAGGCGCTTACGTGCTATATATCTCGGCCGAGATTTTCGTGTTTTTGGTGCTTTGGACGAGCGCGGCGACGTGGATCTGCAAGCGCTCGATCAAAAATATCCACAAATACTTCGAACAATACCGCAAATGCGAGGACGCGCTGTACCGCGACTATCAGACCTGCATCGAGGGACACAGGGAGCTTAGCTTAAATTTAGCCCGCGCGAAGCGGCTTTTTTGGGACCGCTTTATCCCAAACGCAAAAAGCCTGCGCGAAAACATCGTAAAAGCAGAGATCCATCAATCCTTTATGAGCAACTGGCTAAACACCGTGATGCTAGGCGCCGTGGGAATCGAGATATATTTTTGCCTAGCTTGCGGCGCCGCAAGCCTACAAGACGCGATCACGGTGGCTTTGGCGATACTTTTTTTGCGAGCGCCGCTTATGATGCTGCTTTACTCGGTGCCTAGCGTATTTCGCGCGCGTATCGCCTACGAGCGGCTAAAAAAGCTAGACCTAGCACCCTTTGAGCCGGAATTTGAGCTGGGCGAGACGGCTCCGCAAATTTGGCAAAAACTACGCCTAAAAGATATAAATTTCGCCTACGACGAGGGGAGCGAATTTGCGCTAAAAGATATAAATTTGGAGATTAGTCGCGGCGAGACAGTGTTTTTGATCGGCAAAAACGGCAGCGGCAAAAGCACGCTATTTATGATCCTGGCCGGGCTTCTAGCGCCAAAAAGCGGCGAGATGTTCGCAGATGACGTCAAGATCACCGAGTCAAATTTAAAAAGCTACGCAAATACGATCAGTGCTGTGTTTAGCGACTTTTATCTCTTTGACGAAGTGATGAGCGACGATGAGACGCTGATAGAGGTGCTGCTAAAAAAGATGTCGATAGAAAACAAAGTAAGCGTCAAGGACGGAAATTTTAGCACGCTAAATCTCTCTCAAGGGCAGAAAAAGCGCCTCGCCATGGTCGCAGCGCTGCTTGAAAAGCGCAAATTTTTGATCCTTGACGAATGGGCGGCCGACCAAGACCCAGAGTTTAGGCGGCATTTTTACACGGAGTTTTTGCCGGGGCTTAAGGCGCAAGGTTACACCGTTTTTGCAATCAGCCACGACGATGCGTACTTTGATGCGGCGGATAAAATTTACGAGATACGAAACGGGCAAATAAGTAAAATAAAATAA
- a CDS encoding IMPACT family protein: MQTVLRVVSTKTEAKKSTFLCFLCPICEFKALHEQLKAEHPKAAHVVWALRERNGYGQIVENQSDDGEPKGTSGQPSLNALRGARLVNAGALIVRYFGGIKLGTGGLVRAYGAAVNAAIEEAAGCGVLVKFEIKSLCVFFTPYALGSRFENYFEKRNLSFDREFNEEGAIWRAEFNGAEFDEFQAFASGFEQEGFKFYALPLAARE; the protein is encoded by the coding sequence TTGCAAACGGTTTTGCGGGTCGTATCGACCAAAACTGAAGCCAAAAAATCGACGTTTTTATGCTTTTTGTGCCCGATTTGCGAGTTTAAGGCCTTGCACGAGCAACTAAAAGCGGAACATCCGAAGGCTGCGCACGTCGTGTGGGCGCTGCGCGAGCGAAACGGCTACGGCCAGATAGTGGAAAATCAAAGCGACGACGGCGAGCCAAAGGGCACGAGCGGCCAGCCCTCGCTAAACGCGCTTAGAGGCGCCCGGCTCGTAAATGCGGGTGCGCTCATCGTTCGGTATTTCGGAGGGATAAAGCTAGGCACGGGCGGACTCGTGAGAGCCTACGGCGCAGCGGTAAATGCGGCGATAGAGGAGGCCGCCGGCTGCGGCGTGCTAGTTAAATTTGAGATAAAATCGCTTTGCGTGTTTTTTACGCCGTACGCGCTTGGATCGCGCTTTGAGAACTATTTTGAAAAGCGAAATCTAAGCTTTGATCGAGAATTTAACGAGGAGGGCGCGATCTGGCGAGCGGAGTTTAACGGCGCCGAATTTGACGAATTTCAGGCATTTGCGAGCGGGTTTGAGCAGGAGGGGTTTAAATTCTACGCCTTGCCGTTAGCCGCGAGAGAGTAA